Part of the Sorghum bicolor cultivar BTx623 chromosome 1, Sorghum_bicolor_NCBIv3, whole genome shotgun sequence genome, AACTAATTTCCCTTCTGAAGCAATAGACAACATAATGGAAACAGAGAGGAAAGATAAGATGGACAAGGTAAGGTGATGTATGGAATAGATTTCTTCATGCACATGCAAACATTTCTCATAGGAAAAATAAAATTGCATCACTTCTAGATAGTTtggtaaataatttacaaaaccaTGAAGAAAAGGCAGATCTGCTATTGAACACCTTCAAGGAAAGGATGGACATCTCTAAATCCAACAAATTACCCTCAATCTGGATGACCTTATTCGACCAACTCAAGGTTTGCAATCTCTGGAATTACATTCCATAAGGAAATAAATAGATGATGTAGTCTCTAAGCTTTCAAATGATATGTCACCTGGGCCTAATGACTACAACAATGTGTTTGTTAAGGGTTGTTGGCCACTCATAGCTCAAGATTTCTATAAGCTGGGGGATGCTTTCTTTGATGAAGACTTATGTTTCAGAAGTATCAACAACTCCTACATCACATTGATACCAAAGGATGGCCCCAAGAGAGTAAGAGATTATAGGCCTATCTCACTCTACTCAACCATCCACTAAGTTGCTCAAAAAGATACTAGCTAAAAAAATGTAGGGAAGCATTAAAAGCATCATTCATAATAATCAGTATGGGCTCATCAAGTCTAGAACCATCCAGGATTGTTAGGCATGGGCTCTGGAATACATCCATGTTTGTCACAAATCCCAAAGGAGTTAATCATCCTAAACTTGCATTTTGAAAAAGCATTTGATAATATTGAGCATGAGGCAATTTTGCAAATTCTCAAGTGTCCAAAGGGTTTGGACAAAAGtggattgattagataaaggCAATTCTGAATTCATGAACTTCATTAGTATTGTTGAATGTGTGCCTATTAAGGGGTTTCACTATAAAAGAGTGGTTGGGCAAGGGGATCCCTTATCCCCTTTACTCTTTGTACTTGCAGTTGATATGCTATAATTATTTTAAACAAAGCCAAAGACCAAGGCCTCTTCAGGCTCCCAATTCCCCTTAATGACACTTCAGACTTCCCAATAATTTAGTATGTAGATGATACTCTAATCATAGTGGAAGCCTCTAGCAAACAACTTTGGACACTTGAAGCCCTTCCCAACACCTTTGGAGGATCTACAGGTCTAAAAGATTGCAAAATCCATGATAATACCCATGAACATAAGTGAAGCTAAGTTGCAACACTTAGCAAGAACTTTCAACTATCAAACTAGAAGTCCACCATCTACTTATTTGGGCCTGCCTTTAAGCCTATCTAAGCCAAAGGTAATTGATTTCTCCCCATTAGTTAATAGATGCGAAAGGAGGTTGTTCACTACATCAGCATTCCTAAATTAGGGAGGCAGACTAGAGATGACAAATTCAGTTTCCCAACCTTACTAACATTTTGCATGACAACCTTCTTACTGCAGCAAACCATGATTGATCAAAAAGATAAGTTTAAGAAATTATGTCTTCGGAGGGGGCTATCGTAAATGCTAGGCaaaagccaaaggcaacatgGACAATGGTGTGtagagccaaagaggaaggtggGCTGGGAGTCCTCAGTATCAAAACCTAGAATGAAGCTTTGCTAAATAAGCATTTACATAAATTTTTTCAATAGAGAAGACTTGCCTTGGGTCTCTTTGATTTGGAAACATTAttattttggaaaattgcatGGGAATTCAAAGAAGAGGTCCTTTTGGTGGAGGGATGTTTTGAAGCTTCTAGATAAGTTTAAAGGGATGGCCAAAGTTACACTCAATAATGGAAAATTATATCTTTTCTAGGAAGACATTTAGGGAAACTAGCCACTGGGTCACAAGATGCTTGAGCTATTTTTCATTTGCAAGAAAGAAGCACATAATTTTTGTTGAGGGAAATGGACACATCCCTCTTCATGGTCTATTCCATCTGCCCATCTCCTAATAAGCCCATACTCAACTGCTACAATTACAAGAGATCACCATGAATGATCTGTCAAATAAATGGTCATATCTTTAGAACTTAGATCATTTCTCTGTGAACAAATTGTATAAATAACTAAGTGACCATATGCATTTGCACCTGGTCTACAAATGGATTTGGAGAAGCAAATAAAGCAAAAGCATAATCTTGCATGCCTGAATAGAGAGACTTGTTCTTGCATACAAGAAGGCACTTTTTTAATAAGCAACATTGTTGTTCATGCATGCTAATTCCACCACACTTAATAGAGGTATATTGTAGGGCGAAAGCAAATaggtcaagaagaacaaggcACAACCAATGATAATTGCCCCCCTATTTAACTGTCTACTTTTGATCAGGTCCTGGATTATCCCCAAAAAGTCATCCCAAAATTTGTCTTCAAATGAACATGAGTACTATTTCTATATGACACAAGCATACCAGTATAGCAAAATCAAGAAAGATACACACAACACAAAATGTAGAATTACCATCAATCAGTCGGAGAGGAATGTTAAAGGTAAATCATGGTAAGTAGAGTACAACCCTGTCTGTGCAGGTGTAGGCTCGTCGCCATTCGCCCGCCCTCTTCTAGCAACCTGGCTAGAAGCCACTGAAGAAACCAGCATTGCGGTGCATCTCGTTGTGGTCCTCTGTGAACTTCTTGGGGATGGTGGTAGGCTCTAGGACGCCATTGCTGTGACTCTTGGGCTTCTTGGCTCTGGGCTTGTGCTTGCGTGTGGACCACGTGATGTGGCGATCACAGAATAGGTACCCCGGCACAGTTGCCTTCTTGCAACGCCATCGCTTCCCGTCGTTTCGGTTGCACCTGGCGACGACGGCGTCCTGCTCCTGTGGCTCCGGCTTGGGCACATGATCTGTTACGCTGCTGCGTAGGGCAGGTGATagaaagaaggaaagaaagtgaTTTCTCACTACCCCACCTGAGCCGAGATCTCCTAGGGACACCTAAATAGTGGATCTTGACACTCACCTATTCCTGTTCTTGTTCCTGTTCCCAGAGGCTGCGGCGGCGGGATGAACccgatcatcatcttctttggcGGCGAGGATCGCCCACTTTTCCTCCTCCTCTATCTCCTTTTCCTCGTCCTCCTGTGGTTTCTCCTACACCAAGAACGACAGGCAGGCAAGTGGTGAGTAGTACAACAAGGAAGAAAGATCGCCGCTTGCGGGCTACAACACCTCCCCTCCCGACGGGGCTCTCGGCATGGATGGCGAACATGCCCTAGCACAAGAACAGATCGGGAGCCAGACCATATGGTCATGTGGCGTGTGCAGTAGATACGCACAAGTGACCACAGGCAAATCAATAAAGTGCCAACATCTCACCATGGTTTGTTGTAGCtgcaggggaggaggaggaggaggaggcggcggtccCGGCGATGCTTCCCTAGCAGGGGTGCGCTTTCGAATCCTCATGGCCTCGTCTCACACTCGCAACGGCCCGATCTACTCTAGAAATCGTGTTGGGTTGCCTGCCCCGCTCCCTTCTCTCTCCCCACACGTCTCACCCGTCTTggctagtactagtagtagtcgtGGTGGTAGTTGCCGTCTGTTCTTTTTTGTCGGTTTCGTTCACATAGACACAGTAAATTTCCATTTTCTGCCCTGACCTGCCATTGTATCGTACTATTGTATCCCTAGGGTGAGATGGGCTCAGCGGCTCATTTACGCCAGGCAACTCAATTTGTTGGGCCCCATCACGATTGCCACTTTTTTTTCTAGCGATGACGATTACGGGATCCTGTCTTGCCGTGTTGTGCGCGTGGGGACTATCAACAAGAGCGAGGGGACGAGGAATGTTGTGTTTCTTTGTGTTGTGGGGCTGCGGCGACAGAGGCAGAGAAGATCTTCTCAGAAAGCTAGGGCGAGGCCGTGACCAGTGAGCGCCGAGCCGCGCGGCTACTAGGGATCGTGATATTTTTATTGTTTGGTGAGTTGGTGGGCGCCCATCGATGGCGTGGACGGTGGTGGACCGTGGTGGTCTAGTGGAGTCAAGGTGGAGTGGCGGTGGACCTCCCGCGCGCCGCGTCAGTTGCTCCTGCGGGGCGTGTGCGTGTTTGTTCCAGATGTAGGCCAAGTAGAGCAGTCGAACAAGGACGTGTGACTTCCATGATTCTTGTTGCCGACTGCCGAGTCACACAGCTCCGCGATTGCCCTTTTTTAAGCGCTTTTTCGGCAGCTGATTTCATTTGAGATGGTCTGCCTGCTGATCGGTCtctttagggcactcacaatgcagactctatcatagagtctaaagttatttattacctcgaacaatgtgtacttagtgtctaaataagacttagagtcttattttttctacctctttgttcaataaatatgctaccatatcagcaaaataccataaataatatgtaattaattgttttggactctgtgatagagtctgagtctgcattgtgagtgtcttTATGCTCTGCGTTTGGCCAGGGGATCCTCATGGAAAGTAAAGCATCTGGGTCTGCCAATGGTCTAGTTCGAGAGATTGGGGCTACACTCAACTCATCTAGAGGATTATTACAAGtgagaaaatattttgaaaacaaAGGTGGAGGAATAAATGCAAGTTCTTCCTCTGTCTACTATTGCAAAGGAAGCTGCCCACGTCGGACCGAATAATTAAGCGAGGAGAATAGGCAcacctagggccttgtttagttccaaaaaaatttgggaaatcgacattgtagcacttttatttgtatttgacaaatattatccaatcatagactaattaggcttaaaagatttatctcgttaattccgaccaaatcgtgcaattaatttttattttcgtctatatttaatactccatgcatacgtctaaagattcgatgtgacagaaaatctgaaaaattttgtaatttttttgagaactaaacaaggcctaatttttTTTCAGTTGTGCGGAATATGGAACGAATCAATGACACACATGGTTTGCAAACTGCTCTTTTTATGCCAAAAGAGTCTGGCAACACATAGCGCAACAAACTCTGGCCACCTACAACATTCAACCAATTAAGGCAATCGGTTAACAGTCTGAAACTTTGATGATCTGATCTATTGGGCAGTACGCAATTGAAGCCAAATCATCACATTTACGACATGGGTCATTTGGAAAGAAAGATGCCGACGAGTATACGTGACAACAGAGCACTAATGGATATACAACTAGTGGCTGTAATCTGGCAGGAGTTGGCTGCACTCAGGCATGGCTTTATTTCTATCTTTTTCATCCTTTCATTTTCTGTTTTTCaccattgttgggtatttttttaaaaaaaaaatagagcatGTTAgtttgagcttatctgccgaatctatcagtcacaatatttttcttttataataaattagcgaaTAATACTTTCAACCATAACTTTTCTGCCAAACGAACAGAAGGCTCAGTACAATGTAGACGCCTACAACACGCATACACACTCACCTCTATAAACACATAATGTATATAAATCATATCCATATGTGCACCTTCAATATTCAATCCCCTATTGAAATAACAAGATAGAGCACCTTCCATTGACTAAAAAACCCTCATCCAAAGACACAAACTACAAACACGGTAGTACGACGATCTCTTAGAGAGAGAAATGCAGTTTCCACTCATCTACTGGTACTGTATCCCGTGCGTACGATACGATGGAATGAATCACACAGTCGCAACCGCGCATCACTCTACCGACCAGCGTGAGAATCCCACCGTGCGCTTGCGCGTCATGGAGTCAGACAGCCGGCCACGGGCTACGAGCTGATTGCTCAGACGCCGGTGTCCAGGCGCACGACGCCAACCAGTGCAGCTCCCTCGAGGATGCGCTGGACGGCCTTGCTGGCGCAGGCAGCGCGCAGCCGCCGCAGGGCACGCCTGTACAGCGCCGTCACCCACCTCAGGCGCAGCCTTCTTCGGAGCGCCGTCGTCCCCAGGAATCTGCGCCGCGGCCTGGCGCTCCTCCCCCCGAGCCTGGCCACCGCCATCTTCCTCCTCCTGCTCTTCCGGCCAATCCCTTGCAACACAACAGTCCGCGGCGCACAGCGCGCAACAACGTCGCCGGCCATTTCCTGCAGGTGATCCCTCATGTTCCTCATCTCCTCTGAACTACCACGAGCCGCAGCTCACGGCCGGCTCACAAAGCGGCAAGAGGCCGGTATTTAAGGGTGATTTCCTTTTGTTTTCTTCTGTTGAATTAGTTTACGAGAGATAATGCTGACTAACTATAACAAATTAAAATATGGGTCAGGCGTCAAGGTGGTTGTGACTAGTGAGGTCAGCTGTCCTCCCTACCGCACATCGCTGCATGAATCATACAGGCACTGATGTAAGACAGGTTTCATCCGATCCAAAGTTATAATCATCCACCTTCCGCTGGTTACTCCTAGCAAATTCCAAGTCGATTTAATTTTGTCTAAAGTCAAAGTTCTTTATCTTACACCAGATTTacaaaataataataagaaGAAAACACACAAAAACAAACAACCGCAACATCTAAATTACAAAGGATGCAATCGCTCACATAATGTTGAAGGCTTGAATTCGGGTAGACAGATTGCATTATAAAGAAACCAAACCGGTTAAGCTCTTAGTTCGCACGATCTACTATGTTTTGATAgcgtatttattttatattataatgttaatatattttttatatactgATCAAATTTAGATAACTTTGATAACAAACTAAGGGTGGGCCTAGGCCTAGGTCCCAGTGAGGGTCCTGATGATTTTTGGGCCCGAAGCCAAACTAAAACTTAAGGCCCTTAATAAACatgataaaaaataatactCAATGTGTATATATAATGTTTTTCACACTTAATATGTATCCAAAGCAATATTCTTATAAAATAATTATACATATTAAATTACATCCAAAAACCCTTCTAACTTTTACTTGATTCAATTCAAAGTCGTTGCCATTGCTGATGGAAGACGTGCATAGTGTGTTTGCCTTTTGGGCTCAACATGTTTGGCTTTTGGTAAGTAAAAAAGAGTTAATGATATAGAGAGCTAGTATGAGAGAGCAAACTCCCAGAGATGCAACAATATCCCCTTATATCTCGGTTGTCGAATTGCAACCTCAAGTCCATATTGAAGCCACAACAAAGTTTGCTTCCAATCACTAGGTTTCACTGGTCACGGTGTTGAATTTGTCACACAAGTCTTCCACCAACTAAAGGCTAGTGCCATAAGTGACGAAGTCTCATCACCACTACTAGACTCCTATGGTCACCTTGATGTTGTGTATACTATGGAGCTTATCCACACGGAGGAGGGGGGATTTCTCGTCCTAGCTAGCACATCAATTCGATGCTCTACATGAAGAACATAGGGTCGCTATTTGAAAGACAAGTACAAGTTCTCCAGAAGGTCACAGTGAGCTCAAGTGCTCAAGGGCACACCAACCCAATCTCTCAAAGCTCTCAAGCTCTAAGTCTAAACCTAACAAAAATAAAGTATAGTATCTATATCATAGTTTTGGATGTGATCTTACTGTTCTTTAGAGGGTGGATAGAATATAGAAACACCTGCTGTAACTTATCTGAGCCTTGGTGCACTCCAACACATTCAAGcaagtgatatatatatatatatatatatatatatatatatatatatatatatatatatatatatgtgtgtgtgtgtgtgtgtgtgtgtgtgtgtgttattctacactctaggtgtagaatactataatACACCGAACTGTTATACTGAGTAGAATTCAGTATCGTTCAGTATCCGTGTTTCAGTATTTTCATGATCCTCAGTGTAGTATTTGATGATACTCAACACGTTTCAGTACTGgtcagtattttttctgctcagttTTGGCTTGCGGTGtataataatattctacacctagggttggtgtagaatattattctacatcgcaagtcaaaactgagtagaaaaaatactgagcaatacTGAACAATGTTCAGTATCATTTAGTCGTACACCCAGGACCACAaagtactgaacaatactgaaatacgggtactgaacaatactgaattttgttcagtataacactttggtgtagaatatcactatatatatacatatatatatatatattatatattatattatatatatatatatcaccctAAACTAGATGTTGGAATAAAGTCCGCCAACTTTCTGTCCTAAACGTGTAAATGAATAATGTTTCCAACACACTTCATCATTTTGCTTCGCTTATTCACTGATCTTcgtgcctttttttttcttgcatCTCTAGGACCCACTATAACTACATTTTGACATATATGTTAGTTCTGTATTTGTTGACATGAGTAATCACTAAAATAAAAagcataatataatataatcatGTAAAAGGGCACATGATTCCCTAGGCCTGCTCACCCTGCAGGCTGCAGCACTCTGTACGGTGGCACT contains:
- the LOC8071384 gene encoding growth-regulating factor 12, whose amino-acid sequence is MRIRKRTPAREASPGPPPPPPPPPLQLQQTMEKPQEDEEKEIEEEEKWAILAAKEDDDRVHPAAAASGNRNKNRNSSVTDHVPKPEPQEQDAVVARCNRNDGKRWRCKKATVPGYLFCDRHITWSTRKHKPRAKKPKSHSNGVLEPTTIPKKFTEDHNEMHRNAGFFSGF